TCAACGAGCATCGGGTTTTGCATAATATTATCCATTATTTTGAGAACAATTTGTCAATCTCATCCTGCGAAGTTTTCAGGTTTGAATCGAAAAGCTGATTAGCGAGTTCCTGTTTGTGAGTATTTTTTTCGTATCTGGCATCAGGATTAAAAGCTACATCATGGTTTGAATCAGAATCTTCCTCATTATCATTAAGTTCAGCAGGACTTTTGCGGCTCAGATCGCTCATCAGTTTAGAAAGACGCTTCTGAACCGACTGAATAAGGTGATTAACGGAAGCAAGCTGCTGGGAAGTAATATCCTGAACCTGAAGGGATAATGTAATATTATTGGAATCCGTTTCGATCTTATTTACAATGCCTTCCATAAGGGTAACTTTTGTCTCAAGTTCATCTATACTTAGTCCCGTCTGTAATGAGCTGAATTCACCGTTCATATTTGCAAACTGATTACCGAAATTTTCGAGTGCAACACGCTGATTAAAAAATCCGTTTTTGAGGTCAGCAAGTTCATTTTTAATTTTTGAGAGGTCCATCGACATAGAATCAACAATATCCAGAATTTCGCTGGTTGCAATTTCGGTAGCATTGGTTACGCTGTTAATCTGGCTGGCAGCTTTAGGAATTTTACTTGCGCTGTCCTGAATGGAATTATTTACATATTCCATTAGGGGAACTACATCTCGCATAAAATCGATTATGCTCTGAATTACGGGAACAATTTTCTGCCCGAATACGAAGAACGATTTAAGTTCTCCCAGTTTTTCAAAGACCTGATCCATTGATGAATTATTATCCATTGAGATTCTCCGTTTAAGCACTTGCCATAATTTGATCGATTTTCTCCCTCAAAATCTGGGGAGTGAAAGGTTTTACAACATAATTATTTACCTTGGCCTGCAGAGCTTCTACGATATCCTCTTTAAGCCCTCTGGTAGTAACCATTAAAATCGGGAGTTTTGCGAATTTATCGCTGGAGCGAATACTTCTAACCAATTCGAGTCCCGAAACTTCAGGCATATTCCAATCAGTTATAATAAAGTTAATCGACTCATCGGAGGAAAGTTTTGAAAGAGCTTCTTTCCCGTCCCCCGCTTCAACAAACGCTTCGTACCCGATGGCTTTTAATGAGTTGGCAACAATTCTTCTCATTGTTACCGAATCGTCTACAACAAGGAATTTAAGTGTCATTTTTACCTCTAGTTCAAATATTTAGCTACTTCGTAAATAACTCGTTTAGGATCAAACGGTTTTATTAAGTAAGAATTTGCACCGCATTCAAGCCCCCTCTGAATGTCATCGGTGCTGCCGAGAGACGACAGAACAATTATTGGAAGATCTTTGAATTCAATATTCTCCCTGATTGAACTGATCAATTGAAATCCGTCAACATTTGGCATGTTCAGGTCGGTAATCACGAGATCGATTTTATTATTAGGAATTTTCTCTAAAGCTTCCATCCCGTCCGAACATGAAATAATTTCATATCCTTTAACAGTCAATGCCACTGA
This Melioribacteraceae bacterium DNA region includes the following protein-coding sequences:
- a CDS encoding response regulator codes for the protein MKRVILVADDSPTIRKFVSVALTVKGYEIISCSDGMEALEKIPNNKIDLVITDLNMPNVDGFQLISSIRENIEFKDLPIIVLSSLGSTDDIQRGLECGANSYLIKPFDPKRVIYEVAKYLN
- a CDS encoding protein phosphatase CheZ, producing MDNNSSMDQVFEKLGELKSFFVFGQKIVPVIQSIIDFMRDVVPLMEYVNNSIQDSASKIPKAASQINSVTNATEIATSEILDIVDSMSMDLSKIKNELADLKNGFFNQRVALENFGNQFANMNGEFSSLQTGLSIDELETKVTLMEGIVNKIETDSNNITLSLQVQDITSQQLASVNHLIQSVQKRLSKLMSDLSRKSPAELNDNEEDSDSNHDVAFNPDARYEKNTHKQELANQLFDSNLKTSQDEIDKLFSK
- a CDS encoding response regulator, translating into MTLKFLVVDDSVTMRRIVANSLKAIGYEAFVEAGDGKEALSKLSSDESINFIITDWNMPEVSGLELVRSIRSSDKFAKLPILMVTTRGLKEDIVEALQAKVNNYVVKPFTPQILREKIDQIMASA